One genomic segment of Pseudomonadota bacterium includes these proteins:
- a CDS encoding FAD-binding oxidoreductase → MMNRNLPEAQTVVVGAGIAGLACAYALSRRSKAPDSIVLLDSRAPMSLTSAQSGENYRDWWPHPVMAQFARRSVERMRAIAEESPQPIRMTKNGYLLATRHDPESLADEWVSGLEQPGDLRFHSRANTAYRRGGFSGLDVLSGAALDALDLRQIDPTIRSIIHVRCGGQIDSQQLGQYMLEAFRGAGGTRVKNKVEELTGPSPFRLRLADGKQIRCQTLVLAPGPFLNQLVAQLEPPLPVSHVLQQKLAFADVHGVVPRGQPFLIDLDRQILGFDAEEQAALREDPALAWLCDELPGGVHCRPDGSGNWIKMGWAYNQTPSEPMAAPPLDDHFAEVVLRGASRLQPGLKVYTERLPRQTSHYGGYYSMTTENWPLIGPLKTDGAFVVGALSGFGTMAACEAGALIAAWIHGDPLPQHAAPLAPSRYGNRDLMAQIQSAPRGIL, encoded by the coding sequence ATGATGAACCGAAACCTACCAGAAGCGCAGACCGTTGTGGTGGGCGCAGGCATTGCGGGCCTGGCCTGCGCCTACGCTTTGTCGCGCCGATCAAAAGCTCCCGACAGCATCGTGCTGCTGGACTCAAGAGCCCCCATGAGTCTGACCAGCGCCCAGTCCGGGGAAAACTACCGGGACTGGTGGCCCCATCCGGTGATGGCGCAGTTTGCACGCCGGAGCGTCGAGCGGATGCGGGCGATCGCCGAAGAAAGTCCGCAGCCCATTCGGATGACCAAAAACGGCTACCTGCTCGCTACGCGGCATGACCCGGAAAGTCTCGCCGATGAATGGGTGAGCGGACTCGAGCAGCCCGGCGATTTGCGGTTCCATTCCCGTGCCAACACAGCCTACAGACGCGGCGGTTTCTCCGGCCTTGATGTGCTGTCAGGAGCGGCCCTGGACGCATTGGATCTCCGGCAGATTGATCCCACTATCCGATCCATTATTCATGTCCGGTGTGGCGGGCAGATCGACAGCCAGCAGCTCGGTCAGTACATGCTCGAGGCCTTTCGCGGGGCAGGAGGGACTCGAGTGAAGAACAAGGTCGAAGAGCTTACAGGTCCCTCGCCGTTTCGCTTGCGCCTCGCTGACGGCAAACAGATTAGATGTCAAACCCTAGTGCTGGCTCCCGGACCGTTCCTGAATCAATTGGTTGCGCAGCTGGAACCCCCGCTTCCTGTCAGCCACGTGCTGCAGCAGAAGCTGGCGTTTGCCGACGTGCACGGCGTAGTGCCAAGGGGCCAGCCGTTTTTGATCGACCTGGATCGCCAGATTCTCGGCTTTGACGCTGAGGAACAGGCGGCGTTGCGAGAAGATCCCGCCTTGGCCTGGCTTTGTGACGAGTTGCCAGGTGGCGTCCACTGCCGACCTGACGGATCGGGCAACTGGATCAAAATGGGCTGGGCCTACAACCAGACGCCTTCGGAGCCGATGGCGGCCCCCCCACTGGATGACCACTTTGCAGAAGTGGTGCTACGCGGTGCTTCGCGCCTGCAGCCTGGCCTCAAGGTTTACACAGAGCGACTACCCAGACAGACCAGCCATTACGGTGGCTATTACTCCATGACGACGGAAAATTGGCCGCTGATCGGGCCCCTAAAGACCGACGGCGCATTTGTCGTGGGCGCTTTGTCGGGTTTTGGCACGATGGCTGCCTGTGAAGCCGGAGCCCTGATCGCAGCTTGGATCCACGGAGACCCCCTGCCCCAGCACGCTGCGCCGCTGGCCCCATCACGGTACGGCAACCGCGACCTGATGGCGCAGATTCAGTCTGCGCCTCGCGGTATTTTATGA
- a CDS encoding aminotransferase class I/II-fold pyridoxal phosphate-dependent enzyme encodes MKPLNPRVANIQPSATLAINEAVKARWARGESVFHLGFGESRFPVHPQLAQALADAAREKSYLPGAGLLSLREAVADYYEQHLGLPFKAEQVMIGPGSKLLLYALQMTLGAPLYLPAPSWVSYGPQAALLGLPVRYVAGRVEDDYALDLEALDAALAADQAPTKLLIVNSPGNPTGRMLEKAAVARLAELARRHNLILASDEIYFRLSGRAQEHVSPAAHFPDGTFVFGGLSKHLSLGGWRLGVMLAPDTPFAVSCLEAMTVIASETWSCVASPVQHAACAAYANSPELESYISDCAQIHEWRTVCLYEQLRALGVRSTQPMGAFYLTVNFDHWRAPLAARGVTTSVELANHLLDAHQLATLPCADFGLAPEVLSLRLASSFLDMEDDQAAQRLLSLYQTGCFRETFLSAEHHPQMHGCIAAFRRFVDSLT; translated from the coding sequence ATGAAACCACTTAACCCCCGGGTTGCCAATATCCAACCCTCTGCAACGCTCGCCATCAATGAGGCCGTCAAGGCGCGCTGGGCTCGGGGTGAAAGCGTGTTTCATCTGGGCTTTGGCGAGTCTCGTTTTCCAGTTCATCCGCAGCTGGCACAGGCTTTGGCAGACGCGGCCAGAGAGAAAAGCTACCTGCCGGGAGCAGGGCTTCTGTCGCTGCGCGAGGCAGTGGCGGACTATTACGAGCAGCATCTAGGTCTTCCATTTAAGGCGGAGCAAGTGATGATCGGGCCGGGGAGCAAGCTGCTGCTCTACGCGCTGCAAATGACCCTTGGAGCGCCGCTATACCTGCCAGCACCTTCCTGGGTGAGCTACGGCCCTCAGGCGGCGCTGCTTGGGCTCCCCGTGCGTTATGTGGCTGGACGGGTGGAGGACGACTACGCGCTTGATCTCGAGGCGCTGGATGCCGCGCTGGCGGCCGATCAGGCTCCAACCAAGCTGTTGATCGTCAATTCCCCGGGAAATCCTACCGGTCGTATGCTCGAAAAGGCAGCGGTCGCGAGGCTCGCCGAGCTGGCGCGGCGCCACAACTTGATTCTAGCGTCGGACGAGATTTATTTTCGTCTATCGGGGCGGGCCCAAGAACACGTATCTCCGGCAGCACACTTCCCGGATGGCACTTTTGTTTTCGGCGGTCTGTCCAAACACTTGTCCCTGGGCGGGTGGCGACTTGGAGTGATGCTGGCGCCGGATACGCCTTTCGCAGTTTCCTGTCTAGAGGCCATGACCGTGATCGCTAGCGAAACCTGGTCCTGCGTTGCCAGCCCGGTACAACACGCCGCCTGCGCTGCCTACGCCAATTCACCGGAACTTGAGAGCTATATTTCCGACTGCGCTCAGATTCACGAGTGGCGCACTGTTTGCCTTTACGAACAGCTTAGGGCGCTTGGCGTTCGCTCGACCCAACCTATGGGCGCGTTTTACCTGACGGTCAACTTTGACCACTGGCGCGCGCCGCTGGCAGCCAGAGGCGTGACGACTTCGGTTGAGCTGGCTAATCACCTGCTGGATGCGCATCAACTGGCAACGCTTCCCTGCGCCGACTTTGGCCTCGCGCCAGAGGTTTTGTCGCTGCGGCTGGCGTCTAGCTTTCTCGACATGGAAGACGACCAGGCTGCCCAAAGGCTGCTAAGCCTTTATCAAACCGGTTGTTTCCGGGAGACCTTTCTGAGCGCCGAACACCACCCGCAGATGCACGGGTGTATCGCCGCTTTTCGCCGGTTTGTAGACTCCCTGACCTGA
- a CDS encoding TonB-dependent receptor, with product MQSKQPKAGVVGALTAFLASVFTPAISTAQTETDDEAASGVIEEIISIGTRSTRPRTATNSPVPVDVISGADFNAMGNTADLTDNLKAFVPSYTATPATGDGSAFVRPTSLRGMASDQTLVLINGKRRHRSALVQFFAPAAGNGAHGVDIGMIPGIAIQSVEVLRDGAAAQYGSDAIAGVINFVTKRNNEGGDLLLQYGEHFDGESNLRAAGNIGFGADSNGFFNLSFEYSDNDALSRGIQSPSAQALLDSGIASVGSDAPFGDAPLVQTWGRPEYSGSRLFINSGFELDNGSELYFFGNYAQTEGRYRFFYRPPTHPSLVPLREQGFTGLPGGYTPFLDGDQDDYSLVGGWTGEFASGMTYDFSIGFGGNELDYFLNNTINQDLGLVNGQPAQRDFDVGGYEQEEINLNADFSKALSDRLNLAFGLEWREETYTAIAGEPNSFLGAGSNGFGGIRPQDAGEFDRDNVAVYGDLEHDISDTWLMQYALRYEDFSDFGSTVNGKVATRVNVSDNTAIRGAISTGFHAPTPGQANVRTTITTFDGATGLQVEEGLVPSTSPLVAAVGGTALKEEESLNLSAGFTTLIGDATTLTVDFYNVEVDDRIYRTGDITVPGQDGTISFYTNALDVEHQGVDVVVTSDIDWGDVISTRLILAYNYNEIDVTGQTQVAGVNPVSDSLIEDIENNYPEHRWSLTTNTSLNDQWNLLLRGNFYGEHFDERGTIGGPDGNRSAEIGSTFYVDMELGYDVNESLRLVLGASNLFDEFIDEVGPPNANRLSVGLQYPRRSVANYEGGSWYLRGEWRF from the coding sequence ATGCAAAGCAAGCAACCCAAAGCAGGTGTTGTCGGCGCGCTCACAGCGTTTCTCGCGTCGGTATTCACCCCGGCGATCAGCACAGCGCAAACCGAAACTGACGATGAGGCCGCCAGCGGCGTCATCGAAGAAATCATATCGATCGGCACCCGCTCCACCCGACCGCGAACGGCTACCAACTCGCCCGTTCCGGTTGACGTCATTTCCGGCGCTGATTTTAACGCCATGGGCAACACGGCTGACCTGACCGATAACCTGAAGGCCTTCGTCCCCTCCTACACCGCCACGCCGGCCACTGGGGATGGCAGTGCCTTTGTCCGACCGACGTCGCTGCGAGGCATGGCGTCGGATCAGACCCTTGTGCTGATCAACGGCAAGCGTCGACACCGTTCAGCATTGGTGCAGTTTTTTGCGCCAGCCGCCGGCAACGGCGCCCATGGGGTCGATATCGGTATGATTCCGGGCATCGCCATCCAAAGCGTGGAGGTGCTGCGTGACGGCGCCGCCGCCCAATATGGGTCGGATGCCATCGCCGGGGTGATCAACTTTGTCACCAAGCGCAACAACGAGGGCGGCGACCTGCTGCTGCAGTATGGCGAGCACTTCGATGGCGAGTCTAACCTGCGGGCCGCCGGCAATATCGGGTTTGGCGCGGACAGCAACGGTTTTTTCAACTTGTCGTTTGAATACTCCGACAATGACGCGCTGTCCCGAGGCATCCAGTCACCCAGCGCCCAGGCCCTCCTGGACTCGGGCATTGCAAGCGTCGGCTCTGACGCCCCATTTGGCGATGCGCCGCTCGTGCAGACCTGGGGTCGACCGGAATACTCCGGTAGCCGGCTCTTTATCAACTCCGGCTTTGAGCTGGACAACGGATCTGAGCTTTACTTCTTCGGCAACTACGCGCAAACGGAAGGTCGCTACCGGTTTTTCTATCGCCCGCCGACCCATCCCAGCCTGGTCCCGCTGCGAGAGCAGGGTTTTACCGGCCTGCCCGGCGGCTATACGCCGTTTCTGGATGGTGATCAGGACGACTACAGCCTGGTCGGCGGCTGGACTGGCGAGTTTGCCAGCGGCATGACCTACGACTTCAGTATCGGGTTTGGCGGCAACGAACTCGACTATTTTCTGAATAACACCATCAACCAGGATCTGGGGCTGGTCAACGGCCAGCCAGCCCAGCGAGACTTTGACGTGGGCGGCTACGAGCAAGAAGAGATCAACCTCAACGCAGATTTCTCCAAGGCGTTGAGCGACCGCCTCAATCTGGCTTTTGGCCTCGAGTGGCGCGAGGAAACGTACACCGCTATCGCTGGGGAGCCCAACTCTTTTCTCGGCGCAGGCTCAAACGGCTTTGGCGGAATCCGTCCCCAGGATGCCGGCGAGTTTGATCGAGACAACGTCGCGGTCTACGGCGATCTGGAGCACGACATCAGCGACACCTGGCTCATGCAGTACGCGCTGCGTTATGAAGATTTTTCGGACTTTGGCAGCACCGTTAACGGCAAGGTTGCCACACGGGTGAACGTGAGCGACAACACGGCCATCCGCGGCGCGATCTCCACCGGTTTTCACGCGCCAACCCCGGGCCAGGCCAACGTCCGTACCACCATCACCACCTTCGACGGCGCCACGGGTCTGCAGGTTGAAGAAGGGCTTGTGCCTTCGACCAGCCCCCTGGTAGCCGCCGTCGGCGGCACTGCCCTCAAGGAAGAAGAATCGCTGAACCTGAGTGCTGGTTTTACCACCCTGATTGGGGACGCCACCACCCTGACCGTCGACTTTTACAACGTCGAGGTGGACGATCGAATTTACCGGACTGGCGATATCACCGTGCCGGGTCAGGATGGCACCATCTCTTTTTACACCAACGCGCTCGACGTGGAGCACCAGGGAGTCGACGTGGTGGTCACAAGCGATATCGATTGGGGCGACGTGATCAGCACGCGCTTAATCCTCGCCTATAACTACAATGAGATTGATGTAACTGGACAGACCCAGGTTGCTGGCGTCAATCCGGTCAGCGATTCGCTGATCGAGGACATTGAAAACAACTACCCCGAACACCGCTGGTCGCTCACCACCAACACATCCCTGAACGACCAGTGGAACCTGCTCCTGCGTGGCAATTTTTACGGTGAGCATTTCGACGAGCGCGGCACCATTGGTGGCCCGGACGGCAACCGCAGTGCGGAGATCGGGAGCACCTTCTACGTCGACATGGAGCTCGGCTATGATGTCAACGAAAGCCTGCGCCTGGTGCTTGGCGCGTCCAATCTGTTTGATGAATTCATCGACGAAGTTGGTCCGCCGAACGCCAACCGGCTCAGCGTTGGCCTTCAGTATCCCCGCCGCAGTGTAGCCAACTACGAGGGTGGATCCTGGTATCTGCGAGGCGAATGGCGCTTCTGA
- a CDS encoding FecR domain-containing protein, whose product MSPVSPLTPDTLAGNAIAAEAASWLAQLDQGELSNADRLALAEWVNRSPRHAEELRLLAQLWSDVDGCLDDLLLTAEKPSLWRVLRHGFVIRPLQLASAAAAGVALLALGSALWLGQVSLDPAAVPPAVHQTLRGESRSLTLSDGSRVLLNTDSVAEIRETATARIVRLIRGEAIFEVEPDPQRPFQVVAGDGLVEAVGTRFVVRVLENKINLLVTSGRVKLAAFDALPLAPRGDGPISLDNRPTELVDAGHRARLDRRQATVEPVAQKIMDRQTAWRDGRLIFEGEPLEYVVSEIGRYTETRIVISDADLRETPMGGVFQTGEVEALLTALESSMNIEVDRIRDDLVYLKRKPDPTP is encoded by the coding sequence ATGAGTCCGGTTTCGCCACTTACTCCGGACACCTTGGCCGGCAACGCCATAGCCGCCGAGGCCGCGTCTTGGCTCGCCCAACTCGACCAGGGAGAGTTGAGCAACGCCGACCGGCTGGCCCTGGCTGAGTGGGTCAATCGCAGCCCCCGTCATGCCGAAGAGCTGCGTCTGTTGGCGCAGCTGTGGAGCGACGTCGATGGGTGCTTGGACGATCTGCTTTTGACGGCCGAAAAACCCTCACTGTGGAGGGTGCTGCGGCACGGTTTCGTTATTCGACCACTGCAGCTAGCGTCGGCGGCTGCCGCAGGTGTCGCTCTGCTGGCGCTCGGCTCTGCGCTTTGGCTGGGGCAAGTAAGCCTTGACCCGGCGGCAGTGCCGCCGGCTGTGCACCAGACCCTTCGGGGCGAATCGCGTTCGCTTACCCTGTCCGACGGATCCCGGGTTCTGCTCAACACCGATAGCGTGGCGGAAATCCGTGAAACGGCGACCGCCCGAATCGTTCGACTGATTCGGGGCGAGGCCATTTTTGAGGTGGAGCCAGACCCCCAAAGGCCGTTTCAGGTAGTGGCGGGAGACGGACTCGTAGAAGCCGTCGGGACGCGCTTTGTCGTGCGCGTTCTTGAAAACAAAATCAATTTATTGGTTACCAGCGGCCGGGTAAAGCTGGCCGCCTTTGATGCATTGCCGCTCGCGCCCCGAGGGGATGGTCCGATTTCTTTAGACAACCGGCCCACGGAACTGGTTGATGCCGGCCACCGCGCCCGCCTTGACCGCAGGCAGGCCACGGTCGAACCGGTGGCCCAGAAAATTATGGATCGACAGACCGCGTGGCGTGACGGTCGTCTGATATTTGAGGGAGAGCCGCTGGAGTACGTGGTGTCGGAAATCGGTCGCTACACTGAGACGCGCATTGTGATATCGGACGCCGACCTGCGAGAAACGCCCATGGGCGGCGTCTTTCAAACGGGGGAAGTCGAGGCGCTGCTGACCGCGCTGGAGAGCTCAATGAATATCGAAGTTGACCGCATTCGCGATGACCTGGTGTATCTGAAAAGGAAACCTGACCCGACTCCATGA